The DNA segment CGTATGGGTTTTCGTTGCTGGCTAGCTTGATGACGTCTTTAGCGTCGATGCCGTATTCGCGCACGACTAGCTCGATAGGCTTGCCCGCCTCGTAGCTCACTAAATTCGCCAAATTTTCGTTAAATTTCATCTCACTCCTCCCACGCGACGTAACTTCCCAGCCACGCGATCTCGTGACCGTAGCTTATCGCTTTTTGTATCGCTTTTTGGACGTTATCGTCGTCGATGTGCCCCTCGAAATCTATATAAAAATTCGCCTTAAATTCGCGCTGTTTGATCGGGCGACTCTCTAGCTTGGTTATATTTATGCCTTCGTCTCTAAAGGCTAGTAGCAGCTCCACAAGCCCGCCGGGACGATGCTCGGTCTTTGCCAGGATTGATGTTTTGTTTTTTTGCGCGCGCTCGTTTTTAAAATCGCTTAAGATAAAAAATCTCGTGCGGTTTGCGGCGTTATCCTCGATCGTCTCAAACAAGATCGGCACGCCATAAAGCTTGGCTGCGATCTTAGAGCAGATGGCGGCCGAGTTTGGCTCGCTACTAGCTAGCTGCGCGGCCTGCGCGGTTGATTTTGCCGGGATAAACTCGACGGGCGAGAGCATATGATCGTCTAAAAATTTGCGGCACTGATTGTAGCCTTGCGGGTGCGAGTAGATGCGCCTGATGTCGCCTAAATTTTCGCAGTTGCTCGCAAAAATATGATGGATATCCATATAAATTTCGGCTACGACCTTGACGCTATCAAACCGCCCGAGACAGTCTAACGTCGCGCCCACCGCGCCTTCGGTATTGTTTTCTATCGGCACGACGCCGTATTTGGCCTCTTTGTGCTTTAGTTTAGTAAAAACCGCCTCGATGCTAGCTAACGGCAAATACGCGCTCATCGCGCCGAAACGACTCTCGGCGGCTTGGTGCGTGTAGGTGCCCTCAGGCCCTAGATAGGCGACTTTTTCGGGCATCTCGAGGTTTCTGCTGACGGCGAAAATCTCAAGATAAATCGCCTCGATCGCGGCCTTGTTTAAAAACGCGGAGTCTTGCTCCTCGAGGCGGTTTAGGATCGCTCTTTCGCGCTCGGGACGATAGATCGAGCTACCGCTGGTTTGCTTTAGCTCGCCGATCTTTCGCACGAAATTCATGCGCTCGTTTAGGCGCTTTAGCACCTCGTCGTCGATCCTATCTATCTCGTTTCTAAGGTCGTTTATGTTTTGCATTTTCGCTCCCTAGCCCAGAAATTCGCACTCCAGCGCCACTATGTCCTCGAAGCTCTCGCGGCGCCTTATCAAAAAGTCCTCGCCGCCCTTTACGGCGACCTCCGCGACGCGCCCGCGAGTGTTGTAGTTGCTACTCATCGCAAAGCCGTATGCGCCAGCTGATTTGATGACTACAAGATCGCCGGGGTTTAACGGCGGTAAATTTCTATCCTTGGCTAAAAAATCTCCGCTCTCGCAGATCGGACCGACCACGTCGCAAGGGCTAAATTTTAGCTCTTTAAGCTGCTCTTTTTTGCATTCGTCAAAGATTTCGCCGCCGCTAAGAGCGAAAATTTTATGCCTAGCCTGATAGAGGCTCGGACGTATTAGGTCGTTCATCGCGCCGTCCACGATGACAAAGCGCTTGTCTTTGTTAAATTTCTCGTAAAGCACGCTAGTTAGAAAATATCCCGCATTGCCCGCGATAAAGCGTCCGGGCTCGCAAACTACCGTCACGTCCAGACCGCTTAAATTTGCCAAAATGCCCTGCGCGTATTCGTAGAGATCAGGCTCGCTCTCATCGCCGTAAATGATGCCCAGCCCGCCGCCGACATCGAAAAATTTGATATCGATTTGCACCGCTTTTAGCTCGCGAGTCAAATTTGCGACCGTTTTTGCAGCCTCGATAAGAGGCCAAACGTCCGTCAGCTGCGAGCCGATGTGGCTGTGGATGCCGACGGGCTCGAGATACGGCGAGTTTTTAGCGTGCAGATACATTTTTTTTGCCGTTTGCGGATCTACGCCGAATTTATTTTCGTTTAGTCCGGTCGAGATATATGGATGCGTTTTAGCGTCGATGTCGGGATTTACGCGGATGCTGATGCGAGCGGGCTTGTCTAGCTGCTTTGCGATCGATTCCAGACGGTTCATCTCGGCTTCGCTTTCTAAATTTATCATCAAGATTTCATTTTCCAGCGCGAATTTGAGCTCGTCGTCGCGCTTGCCCACGCCGCTTAGGATGATCTGATAGCTTTTAGCTCCGGCTAACAGCGCGCGCCTAACCTCGCCCACGCTCACGCAGTCAAATCCTGCTCCAAGCCCCGCTAAAAATTTCAAAACGCTTAAATTTGAGTTTGCTTTAACGGCGTAGCACACGAGAGATTTTCTAGCGTGAAACGCGTTTTTTAGCGCTTCGTAGCGGTGCGCCATATAATCAAAATCGTAAATGTAAAGAGGGGTACCGTATTTTTGCGCCAAATTCGTAAAATCCATAACCGACCTTGTTTAAAAATAGTTAGATTTTACAAAAATTTAACCTAAATCTCTCTTAACGAGCCTTAAAATGAAGATAAAAAGCGTATGTGCCGAGTAAAATGACGGGGAGCAAGACGCCGATCTCGGGCGAGATGACACCGTTTCTAGCAAACCTCATCATCACAAAAAGCGCGCCCCAGACGCAAAGCGAAGCGATCGTGAAGATGAAGCTTTTTAAAGCGAGGTTAAAAAATCGTCCGGTAACCGGCAAAAAATAGTAAATGATGAGCACCATAAACGGTGCGAAAAACGGCGAGAAAGCCAGGTTATAAAGCGTGGTTTTGACCGAATTTAGCCCGATACCCTCGTTTTTGAAAGCCTGAATGTAATCCACAGCATCGGATATCGTGATCGCCGAGCTCTCGGCCGCGGCATTTTCGATGGTTTTCGGCTTGAAATTTTCAAGCGTTTTCAGCTCGCCAAGTCGTTTGATATCCAGTCCTTTTTCGCCAAGCTTGATATTTTGGGGCAAATTTACGATTTTAGCCTGCTTGACCAACCAAAGGTCATCCACAAATCTCGCGCTAAGCCCAAAAGTCGCGCTACGCAAATTGCTGCCGTTTATGTCAAATATCCGCACGTCTTTAGCCTCGCCGCTAATGGGATTTAGACTGTCCATATAGACAAATTTGCCTTCGAATTTTAAGAAAATATCAGAGCTCGTGCGCGATAAATTCGAGAGTTTGACGATGTTTCGCCCGTACTCGTAGGCGTAGGCAAAAGGCGTAAAATTTAGTCCGACGTAAACGAACGTGATGGTAAGCGCGATATAAAAAGGCGGCTTTATCAAGCGATTTTTATCGATACCAAGCGCGTAAAAGCTCACCAGTTCGTTACTGCGAATCATACTAAATTCGCTCGCGATAAGCGCAAAAATAAGCGAAAGCGGCAGGACGTAATTAACAGCCGTAAGCGAAGTAAGCCCGAAATATAGCAGCTTTAAATTTGCGCTTGCCGGCATGCTTTTGAGGTTCGTGAGGATGTCGATACCTACGTAAAAAAGCGTGAGAGCGACGAATAAAATCACGAAATATTTAAAATAAAGCCAGCCGACGTAACGCGCGTAAAGGTTCATTTAGGCTCTTTTTTGCTCAAATTTGGGCTTTGAGATCGTATAGTCGCCGAGATCTTTATGTTTGCGGCTTGGGCGCTCAAATTTACATTTTGGCGCTTGGCGTTTTGGCCAACGGCCTTGCTAATGAGCGGATTTTGGAGTTTAAATTTCAAATTTGGCATAGCGACATTGCCGACGTTTTTTTCGATTTCGGCGGGATTTTGGATCAAATTGCGCCGAAGCAAAGATGTTTGAATTAGCTTGAAATTTGTACCCTTATTTTCAAATTTCAAATTTCTCTCAAGGATTTTTCGAGCCGACGAATTTAAATTTCGCTTTACGAAAAAAACCGACTTTAAACACGTGCTCTGCGAAAAAATAAGCTGCGCAAACTCATTTTTAAAGGATGCGTATGGCGTGATTTTTTTTCGTCCGAGACCCGCACCTTGAAAACGTTTATAAATTTGAGCCGAATTTAATAGCGCGAAAAGTTTTTGCGGAAGCGATTTTGGCGTAAATTTATCAGCCGTAAAAAACGGTAATCCAAATTTTTTAAATTTTAGTTTCGTAAAAAGGTCGGCACGAATTTTTGCGA comes from the Campylobacter rectus genome and includes:
- the lysA gene encoding diaminopimelate decarboxylase; its protein translation is MDFTNLAQKYGTPLYIYDFDYMAHRYEALKNAFHARKSLVCYAVKANSNLSVLKFLAGLGAGFDCVSVGEVRRALLAGAKSYQIILSGVGKRDDELKFALENEILMINLESEAEMNRLESIAKQLDKPARISIRVNPDIDAKTHPYISTGLNENKFGVDPQTAKKMYLHAKNSPYLEPVGIHSHIGSQLTDVWPLIEAAKTVANLTRELKAVQIDIKFFDVGGGLGIIYGDESEPDLYEYAQGILANLSGLDVTVVCEPGRFIAGNAGYFLTSVLYEKFNKDKRFVIVDGAMNDLIRPSLYQARHKIFALSGGEIFDECKKEQLKELKFSPCDVVGPICESGDFLAKDRNLPPLNPGDLVVIKSAGAYGFAMSSNYNTRGRVAEVAVKGGEDFLIRRRESFEDIVALECEFLG
- the pheA gene encoding prephenate dehydratase; this encodes MQNINDLRNEIDRIDDEVLKRLNERMNFVRKIGELKQTSGSSIYRPERERAILNRLEEQDSAFLNKAAIEAIYLEIFAVSRNLEMPEKVAYLGPEGTYTHQAAESRFGAMSAYLPLASIEAVFTKLKHKEAKYGVVPIENNTEGAVGATLDCLGRFDSVKVVAEIYMDIHHIFASNCENLGDIRRIYSHPQGYNQCRKFLDDHMLSPVEFIPAKSTAQAAQLASSEPNSAAICSKIAAKLYGVPILFETIEDNAANRTRFFILSDFKNERAQKNKTSILAKTEHRPGGLVELLLAFRDEGINITKLESRPIKQREFKANFYIDFEGHIDDDNVQKAIQKAISYGHEIAWLGSYVAWEE
- a CDS encoding LptF/LptG family permease, with product MNLYARYVGWLYFKYFVILFVALTLFYVGIDILTNLKSMPASANLKLLYFGLTSLTAVNYVLPLSLIFALIASEFSMIRSNELVSFYALGIDKNRLIKPPFYIALTITFVYVGLNFTPFAYAYEYGRNIVKLSNLSRTSSDIFLKFEGKFVYMDSLNPISGEAKDVRIFDINGSNLRSATFGLSARFVDDLWLVKQAKIVNLPQNIKLGEKGLDIKRLGELKTLENFKPKTIENAAAESSAITISDAVDYIQAFKNEGIGLNSVKTTLYNLAFSPFFAPFMVLIIYYFLPVTGRFFNLALKSFIFTIASLCVWGALFVMMRFARNGVISPEIGVLLPVILLGTYAFYLHFKAR